The Clostridium botulinum genome includes a region encoding these proteins:
- the iscB gene encoding RNA-guided endonuclease IscB — MVYVIDINENPLMPTNEAKARKLLKNKKAIVKELKPFTIQLNYETSNYTQRITLGIDSGYLNIGFSAITDKKELIVGEVKLLQGIKDRIQEKAMYRRQRRSRLRYRKARWNNRMKSKHKGWLSPSLQHKLDSHIKFVDSLYNILPIQKTIIEIANFDIQKIKNPNISGEEYQQGEMMGFWNLREYVLHRDNHKCQNPNCKNKSKQQVLEVHHIKYRSEGGSDAPNNLITLCSKCHTSPNHKKGKFLYDWCMNGKKVRGFKDATFMSMIRWYLTNILKEKHNNVSITYGYITKNHRITHKIKKTHYNDAFAIAKGINQIRNNDIFTVSQVRRNNRSLERFYDCKIIDVRNGNKVLGGDLNCGRRTRNKNHSTENLRIYRGEKVSKGQRRIRKQKYFYQPNDLVRYNGKVYTVKGSQNGGRYVALKDIKKVPKVDLLTPYKFEKGFVYGVCK; from the coding sequence ATGGTATATGTAATAGATATTAATGAGAATCCATTAATGCCAACAAATGAAGCAAAGGCAAGAAAACTTTTAAAGAATAAGAAAGCGATAGTTAAAGAGTTAAAACCATTTACTATTCAATTAAATTATGAAACTAGTAATTATACTCAAAGAATAACTTTAGGAATTGATAGTGGATATTTGAATATAGGTTTTAGTGCAATAACCGATAAGAAAGAATTAATAGTTGGTGAAGTTAAACTTCTTCAAGGAATAAAAGATAGAATACAAGAAAAAGCAATGTATAGAAGGCAAAGAAGAAGTAGATTAAGATATAGAAAAGCTAGATGGAATAATAGAATGAAAAGTAAACATAAAGGTTGGTTATCACCTAGCTTACAACATAAATTAGATAGTCATATTAAATTTGTTGATAGTTTATATAATATATTACCTATTCAGAAAACTATTATTGAAATAGCAAATTTTGATATACAAAAAATTAAAAATCCTAATATAAGCGGTGAGGAATACCAACAAGGAGAAATGATGGGATTTTGGAACTTAAGAGAGTACGTTCTTCATAGAGACAACCACAAATGTCAAAATCCTAATTGTAAAAATAAGTCTAAACAGCAGGTTTTAGAAGTACATCATATTAAATATAGAAGTGAAGGTGGTTCAGATGCCCCTAACAATTTAATTACACTTTGTAGTAAATGTCACACTTCACCTAACCATAAAAAAGGTAAATTCCTTTATGATTGGTGTATGAATGGAAAAAAAGTTAGAGGATTTAAAGATGCTACTTTTATGAGTATGATAAGATGGTATTTAACGAATATTCTTAAAGAAAAGCACAATAACGTTTCAATAACCTATGGCTATATAACTAAAAATCATAGAATTACACATAAAATTAAAAAAACACATTATAATGATGCATTTGCAATAGCAAAAGGAATTAATCAAATTAGAAATAATGATATATTCACTGTATCGCAGGTAAGAAGGAATAATCGGTCTTTAGAAAGGTTTTATGATTGTAAAATAATAGATGTTAGAAATGGTAATAAGGTTTTAGGCGGAGATTTAAACTGCGGAAGGAGAACTAGAAATAAAAACCATAGTACAGAAAACCTTAGAATTTATAGAGGTGAGAAGGTTTCAAAAGGTCAAAGAAGAATTAGAAAACAAAAATATTTCTATCAGCCAAATGATTTAGTTAGATATAACGGTAAGGTTTATACAGTAAAAGGAAGTCAAAATGGTGGAAGATATGTTGCACTTAAAGATATTAAAAAAGTACCTAAAGTGGATTTATTAACACCTTATAAATTTGAGAAAGGATTTGTTTATGGAGTATGTAAGTAA